The proteins below come from a single Rosa rugosa chromosome 2, drRosRugo1.1, whole genome shotgun sequence genomic window:
- the LOC133728136 gene encoding uncharacterized protein LOC133728136 — protein MAVVRAFMSKLMPRVPILNTMQWRITPVRCASGPVLPGLGTGSGPQINLIPEGDTITDEDDQEQKDVNTSNNMYINEDEIVEEPIPAQVNDYGSSDESPISNE, from the exons ATGGCTGTTGTTAGAGCCTTCATGTCTAAGCTCATGCCTCGAGTACCCATACTGAACACCATGCAATGGAGAATTACTCCTGT TCGATGTGCTTCTGGACCCGTATTGCCAGGTCTTGGTACAGGAAGCGGTCCACAGATCAATCTCATACCTGAAGGTGATACTATTACAGATGAGGACGATCAGGAGCAGAAAGATGTCAACACCTCAAACAACATGTATATCAACGAAGATGAAATCGTGGAGGAGCCAATTCCAGCACAAGTCAATGATTATGGAAGCTCAGATGAGTCTCCGATTAGTAATGAATAA
- the LOC133728268 gene encoding uncharacterized protein LOC133728268 → MVLVSSFTPKTTMVQMFPTNSKPCILQNKNVAIIRCAVKRPGINTGSPPQINQVLRVADRSLRTDQVVGLRRLNNGEDGKANAGNTVVDDVSNTTKTADATSTTIT, encoded by the exons ATGGTTCTAGTTAGTAGCTTCACGCCAAAGACGACCATGGTCCAGATGTTTCCCACTAATTCCAAGCCTTGCATCCTGCAGAATAAGAACGTTGCAATTAT AAGATGTGCTGTCAAAAGGCCAGGAATTAATACAGGGAGCCCTCCTCAAATCAACCAGGTACTTAGAGTCGCTGACCGGAGTTTGAGAACAGATCAGGTGGTTGGTCTCAGAAGATTGAATAATGGAGAAGATGGAAAAGCAAATGCAGGAAATACTGTTGTCGATGATGTTAGTAATACAACCAAGACTGCTGATGCTACGTCTACTACAATAACATGA
- the LOC133732502 gene encoding uncharacterized protein LOC133732502, with translation MISIDSLSASLYCKKERKFLSPFKYISLLINMALAIRGFILGAPKPNTLQIPSCKSYQQKAMTMLQTQHHGLKHSRKISQSLITCVEKQSLGTGSGPKINQTTSSEQKVSGLSSSNSERTGKKSKGSGEANATTKKTVAS, from the exons ATGATCTCCATAGACTCATTATCTGCATCACTTTActgtaagaaagaaagaaagtttCTTTCCCCTTTCAAATATATCAGTCTGCTCATCAATATGGCTCTAGCTATCCGTGGCTTCATCCTTGGGGCTCCAAAACCCAACACGCTCCAAATTCCCAGTTGCAAGTCCTATCAACAAAAAGCCATGACTAT GCTGCAGACGCAGCACCACGGTCTTAAACATTCCCGGAAGATTAGTCAATCCCTTAT AACATGTGTTGAAAAGCAATCCCTCGGCACAGGAAGTGGTCCAAAaattaatcagacaacatcatcGGAGCAAAAGGTTTCGGGTTTGAGCAGCTCAAACTCTGAGAGGACTGGCAAGAAAAGTAAAGGATCCGGAGAAGCCAACGCTACTACAAAAAAGACCGTGGCTAGCTAG